The following proteins are co-located in the Flectobacillus major DSM 103 genome:
- a CDS encoding helix-turn-helix domain-containing protein, with the protein MDLNKKIEQIIVDKGMSPSFFADAIGVQRSSISHILSGRNKPSLDIIQKILKIFPDINRDWLLFDTETPNFQQPQNSPQSIYNQRVTSNIPQDTTPRESFKTQQLDERPTQNPLRRKIERPVVPPSNSPEPSGKQIERIVIFYTDGTFMESKPIG; encoded by the coding sequence ATGGACTTGAATAAAAAAATAGAACAGATTATTGTAGATAAAGGGATGTCTCCTAGTTTCTTTGCAGATGCTATCGGAGTTCAAAGAAGTAGTATTTCTCATATACTTTCTGGGAGAAATAAGCCAAGTTTGGATATTATCCAGAAAATATTGAAGATTTTCCCTGATATTAATAGAGATTGGCTACTTTTTGACACTGAAACACCTAATTTCCAACAGCCTCAAAACTCGCCACAATCAATTTATAATCAGAGAGTTACGAGCAATATACCTCAAGATACAACACCGCGAGAATCGTTTAAAACTCAGCAGCTTGATGAACGTCCTACTCAGAATCCTTTAAGAAGAAAGATAGAAAGGCCCGTGGTTCCTCCATCAAATTCTCCAGAGCCTTCTGGAAAACAGATAGAACGTATTGTGATATTCTATACTGACGGAACTTTTATGGAAAGTAAAC
- a CDS encoding CvfB family protein, whose translation MEEQTQRVQLGKYNRLEVIKELDFGLYLDGFEDEILIPRSYVPEGTKIGDFLDVFIYRDSEDRLIATTWKPFAQVGDFAYLEVKDVTKLGVFLNWGLVKDLLLPFGEQTHKMAVGRKYLVKIYVDEQTERIVASAKIDRFLAKEVDLQVGQEVNIIPYEYTDLGIKALINEKYIGVIYKSEVFKKIELGTPTKAYVKKLREDSKIDLTLEIQGYDRIHICKQTIINKLKLNQNTLPFNDKTDASIIYDNLEMSKKDFKKAIGGLLKEKLIEITEEGISLL comes from the coding sequence ATGGAAGAACAAACACAACGTGTCCAACTGGGCAAATACAACAGATTAGAAGTTATTAAAGAACTTGATTTTGGCTTATATTTAGATGGCTTTGAAGACGAAATCCTCATACCTCGTTCGTATGTACCAGAAGGAACTAAAATAGGAGATTTCCTAGATGTATTTATTTATAGAGATTCTGAAGACCGCCTTATTGCTACCACTTGGAAACCTTTTGCTCAGGTAGGTGATTTCGCTTATTTAGAAGTAAAAGACGTAACCAAACTTGGGGTATTCCTTAACTGGGGTTTGGTAAAGGATTTATTACTTCCGTTTGGTGAACAAACTCATAAAATGGCCGTAGGACGAAAGTATTTAGTAAAGATATATGTAGATGAGCAAACTGAAAGAATCGTGGCTTCAGCGAAGATAGATAGATTCTTGGCCAAAGAGGTTGACTTACAAGTGGGACAAGAAGTAAACATTATTCCTTACGAATATACAGATTTAGGAATTAAGGCTTTGATAAACGAAAAATATATAGGTGTTATCTATAAATCAGAAGTCTTTAAAAAGATTGAACTGGGTACTCCAACCAAAGCATATGTAAAAAAGCTTAGAGAAGACAGTAAAATTGATTTAACATTGGAAATTCAGGGTTACGACAGAATACACATTTGTAAACAAACGATAATTAACAAACTTAAACTAAATCAAAATACACTTCCATTCAATGACAAGACAGATGCAAGTATCATTTATGATAATTTAGAAATGTCAAAGAAAGATTTTAAGAAAGCTATTGGGGGATTGTTAAAGGAAAAGCTTATTGAAATCACAGAAGAGGGTATTTCACTTTTGTAA
- a CDS encoding 2,3,4,5-tetrahydropyridine-2,6-dicarboxylate N-succinyltransferase has product MENLREIIEKAWDDTSLRSNAETKEAIELVVDQVDKGLLRTAQPNEDGSWTVNDWVKKAIVMYFPIRQMEVQEVGIFEFHDKMKLKTNYAGLGVRVVPPAVARYGAYLAKGVIMMPSYVNIGAYVDSGTMVDTWATVGSCAQIGKDVHLSGGVGIGGVLEPPQAAPVIIEDGAFIGSRCIVVEGARVGKRAVLGAGVTITGSSKIIDVTGPEPVEYIGYVPENCVVIPGGYTKKFPAGEYNVPCALIIGKRKESTDLKTSLNQALRENNVAI; this is encoded by the coding sequence ATGGAAAATTTAAGAGAAATTATTGAAAAGGCTTGGGATGATACCAGCCTCCGCTCTAATGCCGAAACTAAAGAAGCTATTGAATTGGTAGTAGACCAAGTTGATAAAGGTCTTCTAAGAACAGCTCAACCCAATGAAGATGGTTCTTGGACAGTAAATGACTGGGTGAAGAAAGCCATTGTAATGTATTTCCCAATTCGTCAAATGGAAGTACAAGAGGTAGGTATATTTGAATTTCATGATAAAATGAAACTCAAAACAAATTATGCAGGCCTTGGAGTAAGAGTTGTTCCTCCAGCAGTTGCCCGTTATGGAGCATATCTTGCGAAAGGTGTTATTATGATGCCTTCTTATGTCAACATTGGTGCTTATGTAGATTCTGGTACTATGGTCGATACATGGGCTACAGTTGGTAGCTGTGCTCAAATCGGTAAAGATGTTCACTTGAGTGGCGGCGTTGGTATTGGAGGAGTACTAGAGCCACCACAGGCAGCTCCAGTAATTATTGAAGATGGAGCCTTCATTGGCTCAAGATGTATTGTTGTTGAAGGTGCTAGGGTAGGCAAGAGGGCCGTTCTTGGTGCTGGTGTGACTATTACTGGTAGTTCAAAAATCATTGATGTTACTGGTCCAGAACCTGTAGAATACATTGGTTATGTACCTGAAAATTGTGTTGTAATTCCTGGAGGATATACTAAAAAATTCCCCGCAGGCGAATACAATGTTCCATGTGCTTTGATTATTGGTAAAAGAAAAGAAAGTACTGATTTAAAAACATCTTTAAATCAAGCTTTAAGAGAAAACAACGTAGCTATCTAA
- the gap gene encoding type I glyceraldehyde-3-phosphate dehydrogenase codes for MAKIKVAINGFGRIGRLAYRQIYNMPGIDVVAINDLTSPSTLAHLLKYDSAQGRFNQEVTSTDNSIIVNGEEVKIYAQRNPTDIPWGAHEVDVVLECTGFFTDKDKAASHITAGAKKVIISAPATGDLKTIVFNVNHEILDGSEDVISCASCTTNCLAPMAKVLNDNFGIAIGTMTTVHAYTNDQNTLDAPHPKGDLRRARAAAANIIPNSTGAAKAIGLVLPELKGKLDGGAQRVPTITGSLTELVTVLNKTVTVDEINAAAKAASTESFGYTEDEIVSSDIIGISYGSLFDATQTKVITVGDKQLVKTVSWYDNEMSYVSQLVRTVKYFAELISK; via the coding sequence ATGGCTAAAATTAAAGTTGCAATTAATGGCTTTGGTCGTATCGGTCGCTTAGCTTACCGTCAAATCTACAACATGCCAGGTATTGATGTTGTCGCAATTAACGATTTAACAAGTCCTTCTACCCTAGCACATCTTTTAAAATACGATAGTGCACAAGGTAGATTCAATCAAGAAGTTACCTCTACTGATAATAGCATTATTGTAAACGGAGAAGAAGTTAAGATTTACGCTCAACGTAACCCTACAGATATTCCTTGGGGAGCTCATGAAGTAGATGTTGTATTGGAATGTACAGGTTTCTTCACAGACAAAGACAAAGCAGCTTCACATATTACTGCTGGAGCGAAAAAAGTAATTATCTCTGCTCCTGCTACTGGTGACTTGAAAACAATTGTATTCAACGTAAACCACGAAATCCTAGACGGTTCTGAAGATGTTATTAGCTGTGCAAGTTGTACAACTAACTGTCTTGCTCCAATGGCAAAAGTATTGAACGATAACTTTGGTATTGCTATCGGAACAATGACTACCGTTCACGCTTATACTAACGACCAAAATACACTAGATGCTCCACATCCAAAAGGAGATTTGCGTCGTGCTAGAGCTGCTGCTGCTAACATCATCCCTAACAGTACTGGTGCTGCAAAAGCAATCGGTTTAGTTTTGCCAGAATTAAAAGGTAAATTAGATGGTGGTGCTCAACGTGTACCTACTATCACTGGTAGCTTAACTGAATTGGTTACTGTATTGAACAAAACTGTAACTGTTGACGAAATTAATGCCGCTGCTAAAGCTGCTTCAACTGAAAGTTTTGGTTATACAGAAGATGAAATTGTTTCTAGCGATATTATAGGTATTAGCTACGGTAGCTTATTTGATGCTACTCAAACTAAAGTTATCACTGTTGGTGACAAACAATTAGTTAAAACTGTAAGCTGGTATGACAACGAAATGAGCTACGTAAGCCAGTTGGTTAGAACTGTAAAATACTTTGCAGAACTTATTAGCAAATAG
- the trmB gene encoding tRNA (guanosine(46)-N7)-methyltransferase TrmB — MARKKEKRFVLNQVLDNVLEEKKPLYDIIKGKWNELVFKKPNPLVLELGCGKGEYTVGLARIFPDFNFIGIDIKGDRIAVGAKTATDEGLTNVAFLRTKIHNLEDFFGANEVSEIWITFPDPQPLEGGIKRRLTNPRFLAMYRNVLIEGGTLHLKTDSEPFFDYSVESLKQMGVKNFISTKDLYNSEYNDRHHGIKTRFEEIFTAKGFKINYLATAFATQN; from the coding sequence GTGGCAAGAAAAAAAGAGAAGAGATTTGTATTAAATCAAGTATTAGACAATGTTTTAGAGGAGAAAAAGCCTCTTTATGATATTATCAAGGGGAAATGGAATGAATTAGTATTTAAGAAACCAAATCCGTTAGTATTAGAGTTAGGGTGTGGTAAGGGAGAATATACTGTTGGCTTGGCTAGAATATTTCCCGATTTTAATTTTATCGGAATAGATATAAAAGGCGATAGAATTGCGGTAGGGGCAAAGACCGCAACAGATGAGGGTCTTACTAATGTAGCATTTCTGCGAACAAAGATTCATAACCTCGAAGATTTTTTTGGAGCCAATGAGGTTTCAGAAATATGGATTACCTTTCCCGACCCACAACCATTGGAGGGAGGTATCAAAAGAAGGCTTACTAACCCTCGATTTTTAGCAATGTATAGAAATGTATTAATTGAAGGAGGAACGTTACATCTAAAGACAGACAGCGAGCCATTTTTTGATTATTCTGTAGAGTCTCTCAAGCAAATGGGTGTAAAGAATTTTATTAGTACTAAAGACCTCTACAACTCTGAATATAATGATCGTCATCATGGGATTAAAACGAGGTTTGAAGAGATTTTTACGGCAAAAGGGTTTAAGATTAACTATTTGGCAACAGCATTTGCCACTCAGAATTGA
- a CDS encoding bifunctional folylpolyglutamate synthase/dihydrofolate synthase has translation MATYYFIFLFIMTYQETIDYLYQLLPVFHREGKKAFKANLTNTIKICEHLGNPQQQFKSIHIAGTNGKGSTSHFLSSILQESGYKTGLYTSPHLKSFTERIRINGNAIPEQEVINFVEQNNPFILDLRPSFFECTVGLAFQYFAQQRVDIAVIEVGLGGRLDSTNVITPELSLITNISLDHTDILGDTLELIAAEKAGIIKPNIPVVISEKHPITSQVFNNKAQQENTIIAYATDKYQMNDYSFDGKCLTIDIKNKESGQITPYKSELVGHYQFHNIIGVLRAVDTLREQGYAISDEALSRGIQRVVTNTGLKGRWQKLSESPTTICDTGHNIAGISEIVETLRKMEYRQLWMILGFVSDKDITGILQLLPKEANFIFCQAKVPRAFQAQALSDLANEFGLKGQVITDVNDALNFVRQNCKTSDLVYIGGSTFVVADLDEL, from the coding sequence GTGGCAACATACTACTTTATTTTTTTGTTTATTATGACGTACCAAGAAACCATCGATTACCTGTATCAACTCCTTCCAGTATTTCATCGAGAAGGAAAAAAGGCATTTAAAGCCAATTTGACCAATACCATTAAGATTTGTGAGCATTTAGGAAATCCACAACAGCAATTCAAAAGCATTCATATAGCTGGTACAAATGGAAAAGGGAGTACCTCTCATTTTCTATCTTCTATATTACAAGAATCAGGCTACAAAACAGGTTTGTATACCTCGCCACACCTTAAATCATTTACAGAACGTATCAGAATCAATGGGAATGCTATTCCAGAGCAGGAAGTGATTAACTTTGTCGAACAAAATAATCCCTTTATTTTAGATTTAAGACCTTCTTTTTTTGAATGCACTGTTGGGTTGGCTTTCCAGTATTTCGCTCAACAGCGTGTCGATATTGCAGTAATAGAGGTAGGTTTAGGAGGACGTTTAGATTCTACCAATGTTATTACACCCGAATTAAGTTTAATAACCAATATTAGTTTAGACCATACAGATATCCTTGGCGATACCCTAGAGCTTATTGCCGCAGAAAAAGCAGGTATTATTAAGCCCAATATACCTGTGGTAATCTCAGAAAAACATCCTATTACCTCACAAGTCTTTAATAATAAAGCTCAACAAGAAAATACTATAATTGCCTATGCTACAGATAAATATCAAATGAATGACTATTCATTTGATGGTAAGTGTCTTACTATTGACATTAAAAACAAAGAAAGTGGGCAAATAACGCCATATAAGTCGGAGCTAGTAGGTCATTACCAGTTTCATAATATAATCGGAGTATTAAGAGCTGTGGATACGCTTCGTGAGCAAGGCTATGCCATTTCAGATGAAGCCCTATCAAGAGGGATTCAAAGAGTGGTCACCAATACCGGTTTGAAGGGTCGTTGGCAAAAACTAAGCGAATCACCCACGACTATCTGTGATACGGGTCACAATATAGCAGGAATAAGCGAAATTGTCGAAACCCTTCGTAAGATGGAATATCGACAATTATGGATGATACTAGGCTTTGTAAGTGACAAAGATATTACAGGTATTTTGCAATTACTTCCCAAAGAAGCCAATTTTATTTTTTGTCAAGCCAAAGTACCTAGAGCCTTTCAAGCTCAGGCACTTTCCGACTTGGCGAATGAGTTTGGTTTGAAAGGGCAAGTCATTACTGATGTGAATGATGCTTTAAATTTTGTTCGACAAAATTGTAAAACGTCAGACTTAGTATATATTGGAGGAAGTACTTTCGTTGTAGCCGACCTCGACGAGCTTTAA